The Candidatus Nanosynbacter featherlites DNA window GTGATGGTGTTTTGTCCACCACTTCCTTTTGAAATAGGAGACAATACCCAACCAATTTTCAAAGACTTCTTTTTTGACTTTTTCTTTGGTGTTTTGTACGGGTGATTGATGTAGTCCGCGTTCATGATGTCTTCAATTGAGGCCATAACTTCAATTGGCTGCTTGATGGCTGGCGCAGTCTTCTTCGACAGATATATTTGAGTTTTCCTGACAGCTTGGCCTAGCCCATTTTGCCTAGTGTAGGTGTAGAATTTGTACAGTTTACTCATGACTTTTTCTCCTTCTTACTTTTCACACTCATCCATGAACCACGTGTCTTCAGTAAACCACCCCTCGGCTTATTTTCTCTCACATAAAACTGACTAATATCCTCCTCTGTCGTGTAAGCAATTGGCTCATACGAATCCTTTTTCTTATCATGAGCAAACAAGGTAGCCGTAATTTCAAAGTCACGGTTGTTAAACAGATCCAATGGCAGAGTATACTTATAAATATGCGTGCCTTTTTTACTGGAGGTTATTTCCACATTATTATCATCGATAAAGAATCCGTCATCAATCACAGAAGTGATGCGATTTGAAGCTTCGTCCAAAATTGAAATACCAAATGACACTTGCCTATCTTCTGGAACAAAATATTTTACTTCAACTTCCAACGTGTCTTTCGGTGTTAACACCTTGTTTTCTACCCTTGTTTGAATATACGCAGTATTTTTCTTTGATTTCTTATCAGTTTTTGCTGTTGACTCTATATTTTCAATAGAATACAAGTTAGCAACTTCATTTGGATCACCCGAGGCAACGATTTTACCAGATTCCAGCATGATAGCTTTATTGCAAAACCGTCGTACTGACGCCATGTCGTGAGTGACCAAGATAACAGTCTTTTTCTGTTTTTTGATCTGCTTGAAATATTCAAAACATTTACGCTGAAAGGCTTCGTCACCGACGGCTAATACCTCGTCCAAGACGAGGATATCGGTATTAGCACGGATGGCAATTGAAAATGCCAAACGCACCTGCATACCACTGGAATAGTTCTTCAGTTTTTGATCCATGAACTGTTCTAGTTCGGCAAAATCAACGATCTCGTCGTACATATTTTCAACTTCATCGTGCGAAAAGCCTAGCAATGCTCCGTTCAAATAGACGTTTTCCCGACCAGTCAATTCTGGGTTAAAACCAACACCAAGTTCAATGAACGGAATCAATTTACCATTAACAATCACCTCTCCAGAGTCGGGCGAATAAATATCAGAAATCAGTTTTAACAGTGTAGATTTTCCACAACCGTTTCGTCCAACGATGCCGAAAAAGTCACCTTTTTCCACCGTAAACGAGATATCTTTTAGAACTTCTTGTTTTTTATAGCCCTTGACACCCTTAGTCCAGTTCAAAAATGCCTGCTTGATACCGTTTGCCTGCTCGGTTGGTAAATTAAAGCTCTTGTATAGATTCTTTACTTCTAGCGCATATTTACTCATCACATATTCTCCGCAAAGGTTTTGCTGCTTTTTCTGAAATAAATAATACCAATAATGACAACAACCACCGTTAGTACAACAGGTATTAGACTAATCCAGATGTTATTTATTGTACTCCAAGTGGTCGGCGTCGTCTGTGGAGCGATAAGGCTATATCGGACATCTTGAATACTTTGTGCAATAGGATTGAGCATCATAACTTTTGCGACTTCTGGGTGAAAATTAGACACCAGGCTAAGTGGATAAATGATTGGGATACTGTAAAAACATATCTGTAAAATCACATCCCAGATATGGCTAATATCACGGAATTTTACGTATAGTGTTGATAATATTAGCGATACACCAAGTGCCAAGATAAACAACTGAATGATGCTCAATGGCGCCAAAAGAGCCCTCCAAGTAAAGTCTACTCCAG harbors:
- a CDS encoding ABC transporter ATP-binding protein; translated protein: MSKYALEVKNLYKSFNLPTEQANGIKQAFLNWTKGVKGYKKQEVLKDISFTVEKGDFFGIVGRNGCGKSTLLKLISDIYSPDSGEVIVNGKLIPFIELGVGFNPELTGRENVYLNGALLGFSHDEVENMYDEIVDFAELEQFMDQKLKNYSSGMQVRLAFSIAIRANTDILVLDEVLAVGDEAFQRKCFEYFKQIKKQKKTVILVTHDMASVRRFCNKAIMLESGKIVASGDPNEVANLYSIENIESTAKTDKKSKKNTAYIQTRVENKVLTPKDTLEVEVKYFVPEDRQVSFGISILDEASNRITSVIDDGFFIDDNNVEITSSKKGTHIYKYTLPLDLFNNRDFEITATLFAHDKKKDSYEPIAYTTEEDISQFYVRENKPRGGLLKTRGSWMSVKSKKEKKS
- a CDS encoding ABC transporter permease: MQELFNKRNRVILLELVKTDFKLRYQGSFLGILWSVLKPLLLFLVMYLVFVKFLKFTDGTKTYPIVLLLGIALWGFFTEATSVGMNAIVSRGDLLRKINFPKYIIIISSMSSALISLSINLIVVLIFGLISGVDFTWRALLAPLSIIQLFILALGVSLILSTLYVKFRDISHIWDVILQICFYSIPIIYPLSLVSNFHPEVAKVMMLNPIAQSIQDVRYSLIAPQTTPTTWSTINNIWISLIPVVLTVVVVIIGIIYFRKSSKTFAENM